Proteins encoded together in one Drosophila albomicans strain 15112-1751.03 chromosome 2R, ASM965048v2, whole genome shotgun sequence window:
- the LOC117575293 gene encoding uncharacterized protein LOC117575293 — protein sequence MLINLFGGKICFMMSVYSYIAISTPAKYRTLRFVSCAIVELLAVLVINISGYSYKLFGYTTSFAIGACCQIAALIYIVMILKEPKLSQMIDNNEPSKPISTGNNMCIQFFNLKLLKDFIKVPFIRRKNNGRSILLLLILAYFLTSQHGKLISDIGWRFSTRFPYYYESINLYNFILSSAIMGIYVGYLLLSKLMKLSDSVMGMLISSITAMFRLAPVFLGKDSISYVTVIFEKAGMIHYVPIQSIASSISNDYGKMFSLFAILQYFGKTFFVRMLFYMSGENTRSFYEVFLYLSIGLIFMACYFLIRRQNTKLAKKDGTNEQQDSINI from the exons ATGCTCATTAATCTTTTTGGCggcaaaatatgtttcatgATGTCAGTGTATAGCTACATAGCCATATCAACTCCTGCAAAATATAGAACTTTGCGTTTTGTCTCATGTGCCATAGTTGAGCTACTTGCAGTCTTAGTAATAAACATCAGCGGATATAGCTATAAACTATTTGGCTACACAA CATCCTTTGCAATAGGTGCGTGTTGCCAAATTGCTGCCTTAATCTACATTGTCATGATATTAAAGGAGCCCAAGCTAAGCCAAATGATCGACAACAACGAACCTTCAAAGCCAATATCTACTGGAAATAATATGTGCATACAATTCTTTAATCTCAAGCTTCTGAAAGATTTTATAAAAGTTCCATTTATAAGGCGAAAGAATAACGGTCGCTCTATATTACTACTATTGATTTTGGCTTACTTCCTCACCTCTCAACATGGAAAACTAATAAGTGATATAGGATGGCGTTTTAGTACTAGATTTCCATATTATTATGAGAGtattaatttatacaattttatattatcatCAGCTATTATGGGAATATATGTTGGCTACCTACTTTTAAGTAAACTAATGAAATTATCTGATTCTGTAATGGGCATGTTAATTTCTTCAATTACTGCCATGTTTCGCCTGGCACCT GTCTTCTTAGGCAAGGATTCAATCAGTTATGTGACTGTAATATTCGAAAAGGCTGGAATGATTCATTATGTCCCCATTCAATCAATTGCATCCTCTATTAGTAATGACTATG gaaAAATGTTCTCACTGTTTGCCATCTTGCAATATTttggaaaaacattttttgttagaATGCTCTTTTATATGTCCGGCGAAAATACTAGATCCTTCTATGAGGTATTCTTATATTTATCAATCGGACTAATATTTAT gGCATGCTACTTCCTAATACGTCGTCAAAATACAAAGTTAGCTAAGAAAGACGGAACAAATGAACAGCAggattctataaatatttaa
- the LOC117575262 gene encoding uncharacterized protein LOC117575262, which produces MLPALFGDSPCFMMSLYSYITTTTPESDRFLRFSILAVFVLLTNYLSVIIEPINYFGYTITCAICVHIQIAGILYGIYLVKEPKSNESFSQLNDSAADTLLTNLDDLPIKENVTNVKLSLKPPRRNVLKEFFDPSLLLEFIKLPFKKRGNNGSLIFLLLILCYYLTVGTIYIESKYYYDHSHNTYRMKKLVTSIIGACLCGVIFSKMWKFSDSMIGIWIAVFTAVSRGMFVIADTKTTSKEFYTAQVLDLFSILRIIPIKCIASSISEGDGKLFSFFGILEPIVVFIYPRIFVPVLSVVIDSFENLMLLFIELFYVPTMLILFACYFLIRHRSANLA; this is translated from the exons ATGCTGCCAGCTCTTTTTGGGGATAGTCCATGCTTCATGATGTCTTTGTACAGTTACATAACCACAACAACTCCAGAGAGTGATCGATTTTTACGCTTCAGTATCCTTGCAGTGTTTGTTTTACTTACAAACTATCTAAGTGTAATCATTGAGCCTATCAATTACTTTGGGTATACAA TAACTTGCGCAATATGTGTGCATATTCAAATCGCTGGCATACTCTACGGTATCTACTTAGTAAAAGAGCCGAAGTCAAATGAAAGTTTTTCTCAATTGAATGATTCCGCTGCCGATACTCTTTTAACAAATCTGGATGACTTGCCGATTAAAGAGAACGTcacaaatgtgaaattatCGTTGAAACCTCCTCGACGAAATGTGTTGAAAGAATTCTTTGATCCGAGTCTGCTGTTggagtttattaaattaccTTTTAAGAAACGAGGCAATAATGGAAGCCTTATATTTCTGCTATTAATTTTGTGTTACTACTTGACTGTGGGAACTATATACAttgaatcaaaatattattatgatcaTAGTCACAACACATACAGAATGAAAAAACTTGTGACATCTATTATTGGAGCCTGTCTTTGTGGTGTCATTTTTAGTAAAATGTGGAAATTCTCCGATTCCATGATTGGAATCTGGATTGCTGTCTTCACAGCTGTGTCACGCGGCATGTTT GTCATTGCAGATACTAAAACAACTTCTAAAGAGTTTTATACTGCTCAAGTGCTCGATTTGTTTTCCATTCTTCGTATAATACCAATTAAATGCATAGCATCATCTATTAGTGAGGGCGATg gaaaattattttctttctttggcATCTTGGAACCAATTGTTGTCTTCATATATCCACGCATATTTGTTCCAGTCCTTTCTGTCGTAATTGATTCATTTGAGAATTTAATGTTGCTATTTATTGAACTGTTTTACGTACCAACTATGCTGATTTTGTT TGCTTGCTATTTTCTAATTCGTCATCGTAGTGCGAACTTGGCTTAG